In Kitasatospora sp. NA04385, a single genomic region encodes these proteins:
- a CDS encoding MMPL family transporter, with the protein MSPGRRAAALPCGRRAKWVVLGLWLLVLLVAAPLAGKLNGAEDNQASSWLPANAESTRVLDAQLRFQPVQTADAVVVYQRESGITVEDRAKAAGDARQFADAPHVTAPIVGPTESGDGRALQTVVPVVTGDSGWNDLGPAVDSLRATAASGAQPGLATHVTGPAGIGADQSKAFEGIDGTLLYATVTVVVVLLLLTYRSPVLWLLPLLSAGAALTVAEGAVYLFAAHAGLTVNAQSAGILIVLVLGAGTDYALLLTARYREELRRHRDRHEAMAAALHRAGPAILASSATVVASMLCLMVAEMNSTSGLGPVCAIGVVVALVAMLTLLPALLVACGRWVFWPVRPEYGTPEPTATGRWAHVGGWIAGRPRKVWVGTALALAACTAGLVSLNANGLSAAGTFTGKPDSVTGQQVLAAHFPGGTGAPLSVISAAAPLDAVRQAAAGTPGIAGIGPPVTAGGEAYFPAVLADPPDSAAAKATVDRVRAAVHAVPDADAQVGGSTAVVLDAGRAAAHDNRVVIPLVLAVVLLILAALLRAVVAPLVLIATVVLSYAAALGISAFFFAHVFHFEGQDQAFPLFVFVFLVALGIDYNIFLMTRVREESGRLGTRRGAVAGLAATGGVITSAGLILAATFAVLGTLPVVGFAEIGFAVALGVLLDTLVVRSVLVAALTADLDHRMWWPTRLTRRPPHPPTIPPDEAVP; encoded by the coding sequence ATGAGTCCCGGGAGAAGAGCGGCCGCGCTGCCCTGCGGGCGGCGCGCGAAGTGGGTGGTGCTCGGCCTGTGGCTGCTGGTGCTGCTGGTGGCCGCGCCGCTGGCGGGCAAGCTGAACGGCGCCGAGGACAACCAGGCGTCCAGCTGGCTGCCCGCGAACGCCGAGTCGACCCGGGTGCTGGACGCCCAGCTGCGCTTCCAGCCGGTGCAGACCGCCGACGCGGTGGTGGTGTACCAGCGCGAGAGCGGCATCACCGTCGAGGACCGGGCCAAGGCGGCGGGCGACGCCCGGCAGTTCGCCGACGCCCCGCACGTCACCGCGCCGATCGTCGGCCCGACCGAGTCCGGGGACGGCAGGGCGCTGCAGACCGTGGTGCCGGTGGTCACCGGCGACAGCGGGTGGAACGACCTCGGCCCGGCCGTCGACAGCCTGCGGGCCACCGCCGCGTCCGGCGCGCAGCCCGGCCTGGCCACCCACGTCACCGGCCCGGCCGGGATCGGCGCCGACCAGTCCAAGGCCTTCGAGGGCATCGACGGCACCCTGCTGTACGCCACCGTCACGGTGGTGGTCGTCCTGCTGCTGCTCACCTACCGCAGCCCGGTGCTGTGGCTGCTGCCGCTGCTGTCTGCGGGCGCGGCGCTGACGGTGGCCGAGGGCGCGGTGTACCTGTTCGCCGCGCACGCCGGGCTGACCGTCAACGCGCAGAGCGCGGGCATCCTGATCGTGCTGGTGCTCGGCGCGGGCACCGACTACGCGCTGCTGCTGACCGCCCGCTACCGGGAGGAGCTGCGCCGCCACCGGGACCGGCACGAGGCGATGGCCGCCGCCCTGCACCGGGCCGGTCCGGCGATCCTGGCGAGCTCGGCGACGGTCGTCGCGTCGATGCTGTGCCTGATGGTCGCCGAGATGAACTCCACCAGCGGCCTGGGCCCGGTGTGCGCGATCGGCGTGGTGGTGGCGCTGGTGGCGATGCTGACGCTGCTGCCCGCGCTGCTGGTGGCGTGCGGGCGCTGGGTGTTCTGGCCGGTGCGCCCGGAGTACGGCACGCCCGAGCCGACCGCCACCGGCCGGTGGGCGCACGTCGGCGGCTGGATCGCGGGCCGGCCGCGCAAGGTCTGGGTGGGCACCGCGCTGGCGCTGGCCGCCTGCACGGCCGGCCTGGTGTCGCTGAACGCGAACGGGCTGAGCGCCGCGGGCACCTTCACCGGCAAGCCCGACTCCGTCACCGGCCAGCAGGTGCTGGCCGCGCACTTCCCCGGCGGCACGGGCGCCCCGCTGTCGGTGATCAGCGCCGCCGCCCCGCTGGACGCCGTCCGGCAGGCCGCCGCGGGCACGCCCGGCATCGCCGGGATCGGGCCGCCGGTGACGGCCGGCGGCGAGGCGTACTTCCCGGCCGTCCTGGCCGACCCGCCGGACTCCGCGGCCGCCAAGGCGACCGTCGACCGCGTCCGGGCGGCCGTGCACGCGGTGCCGGACGCCGACGCGCAGGTCGGCGGCTCCACCGCGGTGGTGCTGGACGCCGGGCGGGCCGCCGCGCACGACAACCGGGTCGTCATCCCGCTGGTGCTGGCGGTGGTGCTGCTGATCCTGGCCGCGCTGCTGCGGGCGGTGGTCGCGCCGCTGGTGCTGATCGCCACCGTGGTGCTGTCGTACGCGGCCGCGCTCGGCATCAGCGCGTTCTTCTTCGCGCACGTCTTCCACTTCGAGGGCCAGGACCAGGCGTTCCCGCTGTTCGTGTTCGTGTTCCTGGTGGCCCTCGGCATCGACTACAACATCTTCCTGATGACCAGGGTGCGCGAGGAGTCCGGCCGCCTCGGCACCCGGCGCGGCGCGGTGGCCGGCCTGGCCGCCACCGGCGGCGTGATCACCTCCGCGGGCCTGATCCTGGCCGCCACCTTCGCCGTCCTCGGCACCCTCCCCGTGGTCGGCTTCGCCGAGATCGGCTTCGCGGTCGCCCTCGGCGTCCTCCTCGACACCCTGGTCGTCCGCTCGGTCCTGGTCGCCGCCCTCACCGCCGACCTCGACCACCGCATGTGGTGGCCCACCCGCCTCACCCGCCGACCGCCCCACCCCCCGACCATCCCGCCGGACGAGGCCGTCCCCTGA
- the coaE gene encoding dephospho-CoA kinase codes for MLRIGLTGGIGAGKSEVSRRLAAHGAVIVDSDVIAREVVAPGTPGLAAVAAEFGPGVLLPDGTLDRPALGRVVFADPARLAKLNAVVHPLVRARSAELEAAAGPDAVVVHDVPLLAENGLAPLYDLVVVIDVPDAERLRRLVDLRGMAEDEARSRMAAQAGRAERLAIADLVLDNSGDLAQLAARVDELWRELERRRG; via the coding sequence ATGCTGAGGATCGGACTGACCGGCGGGATCGGCGCGGGCAAGAGCGAGGTCTCCCGCCGACTGGCCGCGCACGGCGCGGTGATCGTCGACTCGGACGTGATCGCCCGCGAGGTGGTCGCCCCCGGGACGCCCGGACTGGCCGCCGTGGCCGCCGAGTTCGGCCCCGGGGTGCTGCTCCCGGACGGCACGCTGGACCGCCCCGCGCTCGGCCGGGTGGTCTTCGCCGACCCGGCCCGGCTGGCGAAGCTGAACGCCGTCGTGCACCCGCTGGTGCGGGCCCGCTCCGCCGAACTGGAGGCCGCGGCGGGCCCGGACGCGGTCGTGGTGCACGACGTCCCGCTGCTCGCCGAGAACGGCCTCGCCCCGCTGTACGACCTGGTCGTGGTGATCGACGTGCCGGACGCGGAGCGGCTGCGCCGCCTGGTCGACCTGCGCGGCATGGCCGAGGACGAGGCGCGCTCCCGGATGGCCGCCCAGGCCGGCCGCGCGGAGCGGCTGGCGATCGCCGACCTGGTCCTCGACAACAGCGGGGACCTGGCGCAGCTGGCCGCCCGCGTCGACGAGCTGTGGCGGGAGCTGGAGCGGCGCCGGGGCTGA